The Roseovarius indicus genome has a segment encoding these proteins:
- a CDS encoding AraC family transcriptional regulator — translation MSGEIKHVPHLRLAALDHQGPYPEIGRVFGELSTIFSARNQWPHASGLAAVYYDNPSQTPESELKSAAGIIVDATFDMPRDLREITLGGTRCAVWTLKGPYSGLPAAWNALYCDYLPSTGETPAELPPFEVYLNTPGEVPDEELITEICVPLG, via the coding sequence ATGTCCGGAGAGATCAAACACGTCCCGCACCTGCGCCTCGCCGCGCTCGATCATCAGGGCCCCTACCCCGAGATCGGCCGCGTCTTCGGCGAGCTCAGCACCATCTTCTCCGCCCGCAACCAGTGGCCCCATGCCAGCGGGCTGGCCGCCGTCTATTACGACAACCCCTCGCAAACCCCCGAGTCCGAATTGAAAAGCGCCGCCGGCATCATCGTCGACGCCACGTTCGACATGCCCCGCGACCTCCGCGAAATCACCCTCGGCGGCACGCGCTGCGCGGTCTGGACCCTGAAAGGCCCCTATTCCGGCCTGCCCGCCGCATGGAACGCCCTCTATTGCGACTACCTGCCCAGCACCGGCGAAACCCCGGCCGAGCTGCCGCCGTTCGAGGTCTACCTCAACACCCCCGGCGAGGTGCCCGACGAAGAGCTGATAACCGAAATCTGCGTGCCCCTAGGCTGA
- a CDS encoding LysE family translocator has product MTLEIFTALVAFAFVTVITPGPNNLMLMASGANFGFRRTVPHMMGIGIGFPSMVLLVGVGVMQVFDLWAPSYVILKVLSVGYLLYLAWKVAHAAPPKEAGAEVEGKPLSFFQSAAFQWVNPKAWSMALSAITLYATSRDMTAVLWVAGVYVGVSAISTTSWTVLGQQMRRLLKNRARLRVFNWTMAVLLVVTLIPVLWPASA; this is encoded by the coding sequence ATGACACTCGAGATCTTCACCGCGCTTGTCGCCTTTGCCTTTGTCACGGTTATCACGCCGGGGCCGAACAACCTGATGCTGATGGCGTCGGGGGCGAATTTCGGGTTTCGCCGGACCGTGCCGCACATGATGGGCATCGGGATCGGGTTTCCGTCGATGGTTCTGCTGGTGGGTGTGGGCGTGATGCAGGTGTTCGACCTGTGGGCGCCGAGCTACGTGATCCTGAAGGTGCTGAGCGTGGGGTACCTGTTGTACCTGGCGTGGAAGGTGGCCCATGCCGCGCCGCCGAAGGAGGCCGGTGCCGAGGTGGAGGGCAAGCCCCTGTCGTTCTTCCAGTCGGCGGCGTTTCAGTGGGTGAACCCGAAGGCGTGGAGCATGGCGCTCTCGGCCATCACGCTTTACGCGACGAGCCGGGACATGACGGCTGTTCTGTGGGTGGCCGGCGTTTACGTGGGCGTTTCGGCGATCAGCACGACGAGCTGGACGGTGCTGGGCCAGCAGATGCGGCGGCTGTTGAAGAACCGGGCAAGGCTGCGCGTGTTCAACTGGACGATGGCGGTGCTGCTGGTGGTGACGCTGATCCCGGTGCTGTGGCCGGCGTCAGCCTAG
- a CDS encoding Lrp/AsnC family transcriptional regulator, translating into MDRINQQILQELSRDGRISNLDLAERIGLSPSACLRRVQELERRGVIAGYRAVLDRTQLGVGFVAYATVGLNTHTKASQEAFERAMSIAPEVVECHNITGSVEYLLRIEVADLPAYKAFHTDVMGTLPQVNAITTFVVMGSPKDARA; encoded by the coding sequence ATGGACCGTATCAACCAACAGATATTGCAGGAGCTGTCCCGCGACGGCCGGATCAGCAACCTCGACCTCGCCGAGCGAATCGGCCTCTCCCCCTCCGCCTGCCTCCGCCGCGTACAGGAGCTGGAACGCCGCGGCGTCATCGCCGGCTACCGCGCCGTGCTCGACCGCACGCAACTGGGCGTCGGCTTCGTCGCCTACGCCACCGTTGGCCTCAACACCCACACCAAGGCCAGCCAGGAGGCGTTCGAGCGCGCCATGTCCATCGCACCGGAGGTGGTCGAATGTCACAACATCACCGGCTCCGTCGAATACCTCCTGCGCATCGAAGTGGCCGACCTGCCCGCCTACAAGGCCTTCCACACCGACGTCATGGGCACCCTCCCGCAGGTCAACGCGATCACCACCTTCGTCGTCATGGGCTCGCCCAAGGACGCCCGCGCCTGA
- a CDS encoding MliC family protein, producing MIRVFSGLLVVLATSAGAQEGPSFDCANAGSTAEELICADAGLAALDRRVAQRYAAAVDVAKGVGGDAADELRAYQRGWIKGRDECRKAADQRACVEGEYLRREAELVTQWMLEEPFNTAFWACGGNPANEVVTMFFDTELPSLRFERGDSIDTGVQVMAASGAKYEGSFGRSIWLKGDQATYREPDPDGTSYECELTQER from the coding sequence ATGATCCGTGTTTTCAGTGGGTTGCTTGTCGTGTTGGCGACGTCTGCCGGCGCGCAGGAGGGCCCGTCTTTCGATTGTGCGAATGCCGGGAGTACGGCGGAGGAGCTGATTTGCGCCGATGCCGGTCTGGCCGCGCTCGATCGGCGGGTGGCGCAAAGATATGCAGCCGCCGTCGATGTGGCCAAGGGCGTGGGCGGCGACGCGGCGGATGAGCTGCGTGCCTATCAGCGGGGCTGGATCAAGGGGCGCGACGAATGCCGGAAGGCCGCGGACCAGCGGGCCTGTGTCGAGGGCGAATATCTTCGGCGGGAGGCGGAGCTGGTGACGCAGTGGATGCTGGAAGAGCCGTTCAACACGGCGTTCTGGGCCTGTGGCGGAAACCCGGCGAACGAGGTGGTGACGATGTTCTTCGACACCGAGCTGCCCTCGCTGCGGTTCGAGCGGGGCGATTCGATTGATACCGGGGTGCAGGTGATGGCCGCCTCTGGGGCCAAATACGAGGGCAGTTTCGGGCGGTCGATCTGGTTGAAGGGAGATCAGGCGACGTATCGCGAGCCCGACCCGGACGGGACGAGCTATGAGTGCGAACTGACGCAGGAGCGGTGA
- a CDS encoding aminotransferase family protein: MDGKPLDNDLSGVVEADRAHVWHHLIQHAGWTGPDAKADPRIIVEGKGMRVWDQHGKEHLDAVSGGVWTVNVGYGRERIANAVRDQLLKLNYFAGTAGSIPGAKFSEKLISKMPGMSRVYFTNSGTEANEKAFKMVRQIAHKRYGGKKYKILYRDRDYHGSSIAAISAGGQDQRGEQYGPFVPGFVRVPHCMEYRAQWDLEGEEYGLAAANAIEEVILAEGPDTVGALCLEPVTAGGGVITPPPGYWPRVQEICRKYDILLHIDEVVCGVGRTGTEWFGYQHYGVEPDFVTMAKGVASGYAAIACCVTNEKVFDMFQDDTSDPLNYFRDISTFGGCTAGPAAALENLAIIEEEGLLENTTKMGDYMLDQLRALKDKHKVIGDVRGKGLFLGAELVADRSTKEPAQEKMVQAVAGDCNAQGVIIGVMNRSVPGFNNTLCYSPALIATKDDIDQIIEATDKALTKVFG; the protein is encoded by the coding sequence ATGGACGGCAAACCGCTTGATAACGACCTCTCCGGCGTGGTCGAGGCCGACCGCGCCCATGTCTGGCACCACCTGATCCAGCACGCCGGCTGGACCGGCCCCGACGCCAAGGCCGACCCCCGCATCATCGTCGAGGGCAAGGGCATGCGCGTCTGGGACCAGCACGGCAAGGAACATCTCGACGCCGTCTCCGGCGGGGTCTGGACGGTGAACGTGGGCTACGGCCGCGAGCGCATCGCCAACGCCGTCCGCGACCAGCTGCTCAAGCTGAACTACTTCGCCGGCACCGCCGGCTCGATCCCCGGCGCGAAATTCTCCGAGAAGCTGATCTCGAAGATGCCCGGCATGAGCCGCGTCTACTTCACCAACTCCGGCACCGAGGCCAACGAGAAGGCCTTCAAGATGGTCCGCCAGATCGCGCACAAGCGCTACGGCGGCAAGAAATACAAGATCCTCTACCGCGACCGCGACTATCACGGCTCCTCCATCGCCGCCATTTCGGCCGGCGGCCAGGATCAGCGCGGCGAACAATACGGCCCCTTCGTGCCGGGCTTCGTCCGCGTGCCGCACTGCATGGAATACCGCGCCCAATGGGATCTGGAAGGTGAGGAATACGGCCTCGCCGCCGCCAACGCGATCGAGGAGGTCATCCTCGCCGAAGGCCCCGACACCGTCGGCGCCCTCTGCCTCGAGCCGGTGACGGCGGGCGGCGGCGTCATCACGCCCCCGCCGGGCTACTGGCCCCGCGTGCAGGAGATCTGCCGCAAGTACGACATCCTCCTGCATATCGACGAGGTCGTCTGCGGCGTCGGCCGCACCGGCACCGAATGGTTCGGCTACCAGCATTACGGCGTCGAACCCGATTTCGTGACCATGGCCAAGGGCGTGGCCTCGGGCTATGCCGCCATCGCCTGCTGCGTGACGAACGAGAAGGTGTTCGACATGTTCCAGGACGACACCTCCGACCCGCTCAACTACTTCCGCGACATCTCGACCTTCGGCGGCTGCACCGCCGGCCCGGCGGCGGCGCTGGAAAACCTCGCCATCATCGAGGAGGAAGGCCTGCTCGAGAACACCACGAAGATGGGCGACTACATGCTCGACCAACTCCGCGCGCTGAAGGACAAGCACAAGGTGATCGGCGACGTCCGCGGCAAGGGCCTCTTCCTCGGTGCCGAACTGGTGGCCGACCGCTCGACCAAGGAACCGGCGCAAGAGAAGATGGTCCAGGCCGTCGCAGGCGACTGCAACGCCCAGGGGGTGATCATCGGCGTGATGAACCGCTCGGTCCCGGGCTTCAACAACACGCTCTGCTACTCGCCCGCACTGATCGCCACGAAAGACGACATCGACCAGATCATCGAAGCCACCGACAAGGCCCTCACCAAGGTCTTCGGCTGA
- a CDS encoding HupE/UreJ family protein, which translates to MKRTLPILALTLAASPAFAHLPPGEYGSFLAGVTHPIFGLDHVLAMIAVGLWAAQIGGRAVWLVPTAFVLTMIAGFLLALTGLPLPFVEPAILASIVILGLVVALALRPDPRAAMALVGAFALFHGHAHGGELGGASALQFGAGFALATALLHAAGLGTAVAASRLLTTNAPALRLLGGLTSAAGLYIAFG; encoded by the coding sequence GTGAAACGCACCCTCCCCATCCTCGCGCTGACCCTCGCCGCATCCCCGGCCTTCGCCCACCTGCCCCCGGGCGAATACGGCTCCTTCCTCGCAGGCGTCACCCACCCGATCTTCGGCCTCGACCACGTGCTCGCCATGATCGCCGTCGGCCTCTGGGCAGCCCAGATCGGCGGCCGTGCCGTCTGGCTCGTCCCCACCGCCTTCGTCCTCACGATGATCGCGGGCTTCCTGCTGGCGCTAACGGGCCTGCCCCTGCCCTTCGTCGAACCGGCCATCCTGGCCTCGATCGTCATCCTGGGTCTCGTCGTGGCCCTCGCCCTGCGCCCCGACCCGCGCGCCGCCATGGCCCTCGTCGGTGCCTTCGCCCTCTTCCACGGTCACGCCCATGGCGGCGAGTTGGGCGGCGCCAGCGCCCTGCAATTCGGCGCCGGCTTCGCACTGGCCACGGCGCTGCTGCACGCCGCAGGCCTCGGCACCGCGGTCGCCGCCTCACGCCTGCTGACAACCAACGCCCCGGCCCTGCGCCTCCTCGGCGGCCTCACCTCGGCCGCCGGCCTCTACATCGCCTTCGGCTAG
- a CDS encoding phytanoyl-CoA dioxygenase family protein, with protein MHPLISEAHVEAYQRDGVVLIEGLFADHVDALRDGVARNMAEPGPYAAENLKEGEAGRFFDDYCNWQRIPEFREVIEGSPVAQVAAELMRSERAQVFHDHVLVKEPGTSKPTPWHQDGPYYFVDGRQTVSFWSPLDPVEKASLRCVAGSHLWEKPVLPTRWLSEESFYADPAAYMPVPDPDAEGMRVVEWAMKPGDAVAFHYGILHGARGNETTRRRRAFSLRLVGDDARYVERPGPTSPPFPGHGMAPGEKLREDWFPVVWPA; from the coding sequence ATGCATCCGTTGATTTCCGAGGCGCATGTGGAGGCGTATCAGCGCGACGGGGTCGTGCTGATCGAGGGGTTGTTTGCGGATCATGTGGACGCGTTGCGGGACGGTGTTGCGCGGAACATGGCGGAGCCGGGGCCGTATGCGGCGGAGAACCTGAAGGAGGGGGAGGCCGGGCGGTTCTTCGACGATTACTGCAACTGGCAGCGGATTCCGGAGTTTCGGGAGGTCATCGAGGGCTCGCCGGTGGCGCAGGTGGCGGCGGAGCTGATGCGCTCGGAGAGGGCGCAGGTGTTTCATGATCATGTGCTGGTGAAGGAGCCGGGGACGTCGAAGCCGACGCCGTGGCACCAGGACGGGCCGTATTATTTCGTCGACGGACGGCAGACTGTGAGTTTCTGGTCGCCGCTGGACCCGGTGGAGAAGGCGTCTTTGCGTTGCGTGGCGGGTTCTCACCTGTGGGAGAAGCCGGTTTTGCCGACAAGGTGGCTGTCGGAGGAGAGTTTCTATGCCGATCCGGCGGCGTATATGCCGGTGCCGGACCCGGATGCCGAGGGGATGCGGGTGGTGGAATGGGCGATGAAGCCCGGGGATGCGGTGGCGTTTCATTACGGCATCCTGCACGGGGCGCGCGGGAACGAGACGACGCGGCGGCGGCGGGCGTTTTCGCTCAGGCTGGTGGGGGATGATGCGCGGTACGTGGAACGGCCTGGGCCGACCTCGCCGCCGTTTCCCGGGCACGGCATGGCGCCCGGGGAGAAGTTGCGCGAGGACTGGTTTCCGGTGGTGTGGCCGGCCTAG
- a CDS encoding zinc-finger domain-containing protein, which translates to MVTQAPETRIVDSYRIACDGGGDALGHPRVWLMIPKETGWVECPYCDAKLIHKDFEGKV; encoded by the coding sequence ATGGTGACACAGGCCCCCGAAACCCGGATCGTCGACAGCTACCGGATTGCCTGCGACGGCGGTGGAGACGCGCTGGGCCACCCGCGTGTGTGGCTGATGATCCCGAAGGAAACCGGCTGGGTCGAATGCCCCTATTGCGACGCCAAGCTGATCCACAAGGATTTCGAAGGCAAGGTCTGA
- a CDS encoding ABC transporter ATP-binding protein, protein MGGNAVEIRGLTKTYPPHKGEPEKHALKGVDLDIPAGCVFGLLGPNGAGKSTLINILAGLVIKTAGQVNIWGFDQDVNPRQSRASIGVMPQELNLDPFFTPRGALEVQAGLYGVPKSQRKSDEILRLVGLEDKAHAYARTLSGGMRRRLLLAKALVHHPPVLVLDEPTAGVDIELRRMLWDNVRRLNKEGMTIILTTHYLEEAEEMCDEIAIINHGEVVARDTTGNLLETLDAKTMVIRPDKPVDTLPEGEGLEVEKRPHGELAITYQSGQTSAEQVLEAVRSAGIRISDVRTEQADLEDVFLDLTRST, encoded by the coding sequence ATGGGCGGAAATGCCGTTGAAATCCGGGGCCTGACCAAGACCTACCCTCCCCACAAGGGGGAACCCGAGAAACACGCGCTCAAGGGCGTCGACCTCGACATCCCCGCGGGCTGCGTCTTCGGCCTGCTCGGGCCCAACGGCGCGGGCAAGTCCACCCTGATCAACATCCTCGCCGGGTTGGTCATCAAGACCGCCGGCCAGGTCAATATCTGGGGCTTCGACCAGGACGTGAACCCGCGGCAAAGCCGCGCCTCGATCGGGGTCATGCCGCAGGAGCTGAACCTCGACCCGTTCTTCACGCCCCGCGGCGCGCTCGAGGTACAGGCCGGCCTCTACGGCGTCCCCAAATCCCAGCGCAAGAGCGACGAAATCCTCCGCCTCGTCGGGCTCGAGGACAAGGCCCATGCCTATGCCCGCACCCTCTCGGGCGGTATGCGCCGCCGCCTGCTGCTTGCCAAGGCCCTCGTGCATCACCCCCCCGTGCTGGTCCTCGACGAGCCCACGGCGGGCGTCGACATCGAACTCCGCCGCATGCTCTGGGACAATGTCCGCCGCCTCAACAAGGAGGGGATGACCATCATCCTCACCACCCACTACCTCGAAGAGGCCGAGGAGATGTGCGACGAGATCGCCATCATCAACCACGGCGAGGTGGTCGCCCGCGACACCACCGGCAACCTGCTGGAAACGCTCGACGCCAAGACCATGGTGATCCGCCCCGACAAGCCGGTCGACACCCTGCCCGAGGGCGAAGGGCTGGAGGTCGAGAAACGCCCCCACGGCGAGTTGGCCATCACCTACCAGTCGGGCCAGACAAGCGCCGAACAGGTGCTCGAGGCGGTCCGCAGCGCCGGCATCCGCATCTCCGACGTCCGCACCGAGCAGGCCGATCTCGAGGATGTCTTCCTCGACCTCACCCGCAGCACCTGA
- a CDS encoding ion transporter translates to MTLRDRAGAFIDRPLVRNFILGVILFNAAILGLETSDMAMARAGGLITLLDSICLAIFVIEIAIKLFARGGGFFHDGWNIFDFVIVAISLIPAAQGLSVLRALRILRLLRVLSVTPSLRRVVEGLMSALPGMASVFLLMGIIFYIGSVMATKLFGDSFPEWFGTLGRSAYSLFQIMTLESWSMGIVRPVMEVYPQAWAFFVPFILVTTFAVVNLVVGLIVNSMQDAHHEEETEKTGNYRDDVTARLDRIEKLLEKR, encoded by the coding sequence ATGACCCTTCGCGACCGCGCCGGTGCTTTCATCGACCGGCCTCTCGTTCGAAACTTCATTCTCGGCGTGATCCTGTTCAACGCGGCCATCCTCGGGCTCGAAACGTCGGATATGGCGATGGCACGGGCCGGGGGGCTGATTACCCTGCTCGACAGTATCTGCCTGGCGATCTTCGTGATCGAGATCGCGATCAAGCTGTTTGCCCGCGGCGGGGGGTTCTTTCACGACGGGTGGAACATCTTCGACTTCGTGATCGTGGCGATTTCGCTCATTCCGGCGGCGCAGGGGCTTTCGGTGCTGCGGGCGTTGCGGATTCTGCGTCTGCTCAGGGTGCTGTCGGTGACGCCGTCGCTGCGCCGGGTGGTCGAAGGGCTGATGAGTGCGCTGCCAGGGATGGCGTCGGTGTTCCTGCTGATGGGGATCATCTTCTACATCGGCTCGGTCATGGCGACGAAGCTGTTCGGCGACAGCTTCCCGGAATGGTTCGGGACGCTGGGGCGGTCGGCCTATTCGCTGTTCCAGATCATGACGCTGGAAAGCTGGTCGATGGGGATCGTGCGGCCGGTGATGGAGGTTTACCCGCAGGCCTGGGCGTTCTTCGTGCCGTTCATCCTGGTCACGACCTTCGCGGTGGTGAACCTTGTGGTCGGTCTGATCGTGAACTCGATGCAGGATGCGCATCACGAGGAAGAAACGGAGAAGACCGGCAATTACCGCGACGACGTGACCGCGCGGCTGGACCGGATCGAGAAGCTTCTGGAGAAGCGCTAG
- a CDS encoding cupin domain-containing protein, protein MIGYPKDMAPGPLTPWPFDSPESDYVIREGTPKASGRLDAGGPGHPTRLGIWHCTKGIFDCTEQGDEMMTILSGRCRLTDHATGETATLGPGDTHFTRDGMRVTWQIDEDVTKVFFGHKPGGF, encoded by the coding sequence ATGATCGGCTACCCGAAGGACATGGCGCCGGGCCCGCTCACACCATGGCCCTTCGACAGCCCCGAAAGCGATTACGTGATCCGCGAGGGCACGCCCAAGGCCTCCGGCCGGCTCGACGCCGGCGGGCCGGGGCATCCCACCCGACTGGGTATCTGGCACTGCACGAAAGGCATCTTCGACTGCACCGAGCAGGGCGACGAGATGATGACCATCCTCAGCGGCCGCTGCCGCCTGACCGATCACGCCACCGGCGAAACCGCCACGCTCGGCCCCGGCGACACGCATTTCACCCGTGACGGGATGCGCGTCACCTGGCAGATCGACGAGGACGTGACCAAGGTCTTCTTCGGCCACAAACCCGGCGGCTTCTGA
- a CDS encoding histidine triad nucleotide-binding protein codes for MPFAYDDQNIFAKILRGEIPNDTVLETEYTLAFNDIEPQAPVHVLVIPKGPYVSHDHFASEASEAELVDFMRATAAVCRETGVTLEEGEGFRTISNAGAHGVQEVPHFHLHILGGRSMGRMLSKD; via the coding sequence ATGCCCTTCGCCTATGACGACCAGAACATCTTTGCCAAGATCCTTCGCGGCGAGATTCCGAACGATACGGTGCTTGAGACCGAGTATACGCTGGCTTTCAACGACATCGAGCCGCAGGCGCCGGTGCATGTGCTGGTGATCCCGAAGGGGCCGTATGTGAGCCATGACCATTTTGCGAGCGAGGCTTCGGAGGCCGAGCTGGTGGATTTCATGCGCGCGACGGCGGCGGTGTGCCGCGAGACCGGCGTGACGCTGGAAGAGGGCGAGGGGTTTCGCACCATTTCCAACGCCGGGGCGCATGGCGTGCAGGAAGTGCCGCATTTCCACCTGCATATCCTTGGCGGGCGATCCATGGGTCGGATGCTCTCGAAGGACTGA
- a CDS encoding DUF5928 domain-containing protein: MARIAFILLCHKDPDAIIRQAEMLTAVGDYMSIHFDARAKTEHYRKIRSALADNPNVTFARKRIRCGWGEWSLVQASIHAVEAALEAFPRATHFYMLSGDCMAVKSAAFAHEFLDNDDADYIESFDFFESDWIKTGIKEDRLIYRHYFNERVQKKRFYAAYHLQKKLGLTRSVPADLQIQIGSQWWCLRRRTIEWILDFTRKRRDVMRFFATTWIPDETFFQTLVRHLVPEKEIRTRTLTFLMFTDYGMPVTFYNDHYDLLLSQDALFARKISPEATELKTRLGALYANEEATFQISDEGRNLYKFLTGRGRVGRRFASRFWETESSLGRERELMIVICKKWHVAKRVIQRIRQVANVPTIDYLFNEEDTPLPDLGGIQATLGKRTRHRRALMRMLFDYFDTDRLIVCMDPSNLELLHDFAGDRSTTKMLEIQCEFTDAYLTGHAKRVGLAGEQTSAATLERLLPTIRGDMTYESDRIRDADFEHHSVIREGAEPDENAPQIARFLDIPPEKALEIAETPKLFAD, from the coding sequence ATGGCAAGAATTGCCTTCATCCTTCTGTGCCATAAAGACCCCGACGCCATCATCCGTCAGGCCGAGATGCTGACGGCGGTGGGCGATTACATGTCGATCCATTTCGATGCGCGGGCGAAGACGGAGCATTACCGCAAGATCAGGTCGGCGCTGGCCGACAACCCCAACGTGACCTTTGCGCGCAAGCGGATCAGGTGCGGCTGGGGGGAATGGTCGCTGGTGCAGGCCTCGATCCATGCCGTCGAGGCGGCGTTGGAGGCGTTTCCGCGGGCCACGCATTTCTACATGCTGTCGGGGGATTGCATGGCGGTGAAATCGGCCGCCTTTGCGCATGAGTTTCTCGACAATGACGACGCCGATTACATCGAGAGCTTCGATTTCTTCGAGAGCGACTGGATCAAGACCGGGATCAAGGAAGACCGGTTGATCTATCGGCATTACTTCAACGAGCGGGTGCAGAAGAAGCGGTTCTATGCCGCCTATCACCTGCAGAAGAAGCTGGGGCTGACGCGGTCGGTGCCGGCCGATCTGCAGATTCAGATCGGGAGCCAGTGGTGGTGCCTGCGGCGGCGGACGATCGAGTGGATTCTCGACTTCACGCGGAAGCGGCGCGACGTGATGCGGTTCTTCGCGACGACGTGGATTCCGGACGAGACGTTTTTCCAGACGCTGGTTCGGCACCTGGTGCCGGAGAAGGAGATCCGGACGCGGACGCTGACCTTCCTGATGTTCACCGATTACGGGATGCCGGTGACCTTCTACAACGATCACTATGACCTGCTGCTGTCGCAGGATGCGTTGTTCGCGCGGAAGATCAGCCCCGAGGCGACCGAGCTGAAGACGCGGCTTGGGGCGCTTTATGCCAACGAGGAGGCCACCTTTCAGATCTCGGACGAGGGCCGGAACCTTTACAAGTTCCTGACCGGGCGGGGCCGGGTCGGGCGGCGGTTTGCCAGCCGGTTCTGGGAGACGGAAAGCTCGCTTGGCCGGGAGCGCGAGCTGATGATCGTGATCTGCAAGAAATGGCACGTGGCGAAGCGGGTGATCCAGCGGATCCGGCAGGTGGCGAACGTGCCGACCATCGATTACCTCTTCAACGAGGAGGATACGCCGCTGCCCGATCTCGGGGGGATCCAGGCGACGCTTGGGAAGAGGACGCGGCACCGGCGGGCGTTGATGCGGATGCTGTTCGACTATTTCGACACGGATCGGCTGATCGTGTGCATGGACCCGTCGAACCTCGAGCTGTTGCATGACTTCGCCGGGGACCGGTCGACGACCAAGATGCTGGAAATCCAGTGCGAGTTCACCGACGCCTACCTGACCGGGCATGCCAAGCGGGTGGGGCTGGCGGGCGAGCAGACCTCGGCCGCGACGCTGGAGCGGCTGTTGCCGACGATCCGGGGCGACATGACCTATGAGAGCGACCGGATCAGGGATGCCGATTTCGAGCATCACAGCGTGATCCGCGAAGGCGCGGAACCCGACGAGAACGCGCCGCAGATTGCGCGCTTCCTTGATATCCCGCCCGAGAAGGCGCTAGAGATTGCGGAAACGCCGAAACTTTTCGCTGACTAG
- a CDS encoding sulfotransferase family protein — MGFPGTWMTESESVVYRVVPKCACSTIGQIMYYSDHGEFFDGDIHDAVDGLHKWAREDSQPLIRANVQAHKSYAFTCVRNPYTRILSSFFDKICGIQRNGKRYRGKLVPLLVQKYGVEVGGDDGKDEFDQIQSFRRFLLFARDTIRWKRPMDPDIHWSAMSGHVSTFIVNGGRYDRIFWTEAFNEGMQHVLDSIETPHTVDLASIPRFNESEGHGPKRAHPVEDYFDDLSMHLVYEIYKRDFDLFKYDVDNPANKMPTGEIDLDEVHAKLGD; from the coding sequence ATGGGGTTTCCGGGCACATGGATGACCGAAAGCGAAAGCGTCGTCTATCGCGTGGTGCCGAAATGCGCCTGCTCGACGATCGGTCAGATCATGTACTATTCCGACCACGGCGAATTCTTCGACGGTGACATTCACGACGCGGTCGACGGGCTGCACAAATGGGCCCGCGAAGACAGCCAGCCGCTCATCCGCGCCAACGTGCAGGCGCATAAATCCTATGCCTTCACCTGCGTGCGCAACCCCTACACCCGCATCCTCTCCAGCTTCTTCGACAAGATCTGCGGCATCCAGCGCAACGGCAAACGCTACCGCGGCAAGCTTGTCCCGCTGCTGGTACAGAAATACGGCGTCGAGGTCGGCGGCGACGACGGCAAGGACGAGTTCGACCAGATCCAGAGCTTCCGGCGCTTCCTCCTCTTCGCCCGCGACACCATCCGCTGGAAACGCCCGATGGACCCCGACATTCACTGGTCGGCCATGTCCGGCCACGTCTCCACCTTCATCGTCAACGGCGGCCGCTACGACCGCATCTTCTGGACCGAAGCGTTCAACGAAGGCATGCAGCACGTGCTCGACTCCATCGAAACGCCCCACACGGTCGACCTCGCCTCCATCCCCCGCTTCAACGAAAGCGAAGGCCACGGGCCCAAGCGCGCCCACCCGGTCGAGGACTATTTCGACGACCTCTCGATGCACCTCGTCTACGAAATCTACAAACGCGATTTCGACCTCTTCAAATACGATGTCGACAACCCCGCCAACAAGATGCCCACGGGCGAGATCGACCTCGACGAAGTCCACGCCAAGCTCGGCGACTGA